The Ananas comosus cultivar F153 linkage group 6, ASM154086v1, whole genome shotgun sequence genome segment tattttccttttgtttagtaattttttatctGACATATGACAAAATGACTGCAGATGATTTTGAAGAACGCAGCGTACACTGAAGGATTTCATGCAGGTTTTGAAGCCGTGATTCATTCAGGTCTAAAGGGGCGGTCTCCTCGGAAATAAGCTAATGAACAGAAGGTGCAGGAAAGTTATTTATCTAGTTATCATTTTACATCAAGGAAATCATTGTGATTTTGAACATAAACGTTATCACTAATCGAATACAACTTTCATTTCTTCATGTCCTGTTAGATCTCATTTCTGATCTCTTCTATTTTCCTTCTTGTATATCTATTTATGAAGCTGGTGCCAGTTTTGGTGGGTAAGGATTCCTTGATACATTCATGATATTTAAGGTGACAATGGAATGAAGctcgaaatttgaaatttgaacttctCTTTGCtttgaatattttgttatttcctGTGAATTGTTTATTAGATAAATCAAATCTAGGAAATGCTAGTTTCTGGATGCTTAGTTCAGTTAGAGAAAAGGAACTAAGTTTGTGGAGAGAAAACTGCAAGTTTGTAACTGGCTAAACATGTCTTGAACAAGCAAacttaagtgaaaaaaaaaaggaccagAGACATTGTTTCTTCTAAATGCTTCAGCTGTTCTACCGAGCTGTGTTTGCATTAAGCCATTAACAAGCACAGTTTAACTTGCAACATATTTCTTTAGCTAATAAACAAAACCTTAGAAAAACTTGGAACTCCTCTCAAGCCTAACACTGCAGAACTTATAATCGACAATAATTTAATCACGCTGGCACCAGATTATCCGAAACTCCTTGATACCCTGACATGATTCATTCACCTTCCTCCTGTGAGGGAGCTCGTCGACGCCATCGCATAGGACGAAGCGTATGAAATCCTAACGGATGCCAAATCCAGTGACTCTCCTTCAGAGAATATGAGGCCTGCATCATCTGCAAGATGCTCGTCGCCGTTGAGGTATTGGATCACCTGCTTCATGCTCGGCCTGACCTCCGGAACCGATTGGCAGCAGACCAACCCTAACTTGAGCACCAACTCCATCTCTTCCTTGTTGTAGCACTTCTGAAGCCTCGAATCTGCCACTTGTAGGAGCTCACCCTTCTCCTGACACTCTCTCACCCAATCCACCAGACTCAGCTCGTTTGGCGGTGCCTCAAACTTGATTGGCCGTCGACCACAAGCTACTTCCAAGAGCAATGCCCCAAAAGCGAACACATCCGAACTGGTTGTGGATCTGCCCGTGCGTGATAACTCGGGTGCCATGTAGCCTAAAGTCCCTACTACATGGGTCGTGTGGAGATTATTCCCGTGCTCGTACAGCCTCGCGAGCCCAAAATCGCTGATCTTCGCATCCATGGTGGCGTCAAGGAGCACATTGCTCGCCTTGATGTCTCGGTGGACGACCACCTGCTCCCATTCCTGGTGCAAGTAGAGAATTCCTGCGGCAACGCCCTTGAGGATCTTGAACCGTTGCTGCCAGCTAAGTATTGTACTATTTTCACCGTCGAAGAGGAGCATATCGAGGCTCCCCTTGGGCATAAACTCGTAGACGAGGAGAAGGTCTTCGTTCCGCTTGCACCACCCTTTGAGCTCAACCAGGTGCCTGTGTCTCATCCTCCCTAAGCTCGCGATCTCCGCGATGAATTCTCTAATCCCTTGTCTAGTATTGTGCGAGATCTTCTTAACGGCCACTTCCTCTCCGGCGTGCTTTATTACACCCTTGAAGACATGCCCGAAGCCACCGCGACCGAGGAGCTCGGTCTCTTTGAACCCCTTAGTCGCCTTGTAAAGGTCCTTATATCGGAATCTGTGGGGGTGATCAAGCTCCCAATCCTCAAGAGTCTCCGCGAGTTTTGCTCTCTGTTGTAGATAAAAGAAGATGGAGATCCCTGTGCCCACAGCGATCAGCGTAGCGATAGAAGTTATCGCTCCAATCTTGATTGCCAAGGCCATGGAACTGGAATTTGAAGACGAACTAGCACTCGGCGGCTGAGGAATTGACAGTTGAGAAATATCGAGAGGTGCGGCCATTCCATTAGTCTGGAAGCTCCAACCCAAGATGTAGTGTGAGCTTACAATTTGTCCGGTTGCACCGGAAAAGCCAACATACATATGCTCTTTGAAAATCGGTGAGAGATTGACGGTGTATGATATGAGGGGGCGGCTGGGTTTAGGTACGGACAGAGGAGCAATGGTCACATTGACGACCATCATGTCGCCACTATACTCTATCCACACCTGAATTGGTTTCCCCATTTCTAATTCCAAATCAACCTTCTTTGAATCGTTTGAATAATAGCCGGCCGGTGTTGAGATGTTCGAGATAATGCTATTTATGTCAATCCCGACGTGGTTGTCGTTGGTCTCGTTGAACATCCCGGGGATATAGGCTGTATCGAATTCGACCGCGAAGACATGATTGGAGAAATTTCCATTGTTTCCAGCACCGAAGAGTCCAAGATACGCACCGGAATCGGCTTGAGGGAGTGTTTTGGATGGCGACATGACGAAGGTCAAGCCGGTGCCGCCGCCTTCACCGTCAGCGGTGATGATGTCAAACACAAAAATCGTGCTGAAAGAAAGTGCTGATAAATTTTTGTGCTGACTATCGAGCATGCGTAcgggagaggagaagaaggcaTGACCCATCACTCTCATAGTTTCATTGGTAAGTTGAATCGCGCCATCGTTTGTGATGCGCGCGTAGCCATCCAAGCTCAgattagaagctcttttgaatCCGTTGAAGACGAATTCATCAGTCGAAGACCGAGCAGAGGGAGCTACGAAGAGAACAAGGCAAAAAAGAGCTATGTGGCTAAACATAATTTCGAGCAGGCAGCAGTGAATGGTAGAACTACTTCCGATCGTTTCGCGAACTTGTGAAGTTGCAGCCTACAGCAGCAGACGCATGAATATTTTACAAATCCGAGTCTTCATGACTTTTTAAGGACTTCCTGCTATGAAGCAATGACCCAGCTGAAGAAAGCTGTATTTATGGAATCATATAGAAGTAATCGGGACAGCAATGAAAACTCGATGGGAAAATCTCCAAGGTATTCTTATTTTTTCCGTCCATTGGATAAATCAATAGGGCTCAAGAGTGGTTTATAAATGTTAACCTGTTCCTGTCAAAATTAAATGATTTTAGTTGGCAAGTGTTTTTCTGGAAGGACCACTTTTCTTATGTTAAACTTGTTAAAATTTGAAGGGCCACTTTTCTGATGTGTTAGTGAACTGCAGTCATGTTGCAGAAAGTCTACATCAATTTAATGAACAACAGTTTGGAGGCAAGAACCTTGAGAATTACTACCTTTAGGAAAGCAAACAGAAGCAAAATTTGGATCCAACAATTAGATGATCATCATAGTCATTCTTTCGTCCAACGAAGCCTATATCCTAACATCTGTTCTGCTTCCATGAAGGGAACAAAGAACAGAGTTAAGTTTAGCCCAGTTGGTAACATAGTAATACTATTTGCACAACAAAATATATCCTCAAATGCTATTCATGAGTCAGCTTTTATTTTGTACACTCGTGTTCCTGATCATATAATTGACACAAAGAGTTCTCTCATCTCTTAATTTTTCCATGACCTGTCAATTTGTTATCCGTGTATCCATCTTTTTGGAACGTGTGTCCGTCGTTTTAGTGCCAGCTGATCTTGCACCGCAGCAGATTTGCagattgagaaaattacttttctacAGTTGTAAAATTgctgaattttttatttgccctttgTTTCAAACATACTGCTGGAAAGTTTCTTTCCCCCCCCCCTTATATACCTGTATTTTGCGAGTTTATATGAAAGAATTTGGACTTTTAGTAGGATAGATATGAGGACAGATGTTTTTAAGGtcgcgtttggttcgcgttatgtgatattacatattattttgACATATCAGGTATTTTGGATTTCTGAATAAGATTATTATtgatgctgcatcagcacgtttggtttaatataataatgtaaTACTGGATTGTAGTGTATGTAGCAttattatgtttggttcagtttataaaattaagtaatcTTGACAATAAAGTGtaatctattccaaaattgtcctttgttatatttggtaaaattttttttactgtttacacATAATAAtctttttactaaattttattttaaataatttaaaatttgaaatttatattttatttctaaattttaaattttaaattttaaatctgaacaaaaatataaaatttgatattttaatttaaaatataaatataaaatttataaatttcaagtGAAGCACTAC includes the following:
- the LOC109711546 gene encoding L-type lectin-domain containing receptor kinase IV.1-like: MFSHIALFCLVLFVAPSARSSTDEFVFNGFKRASNLSLDGYARITNDGAIQLTNETMRVMGHAFFSSPVRMLDSQHKNLSALSFSTIFVFDIITADGEGGGTGLTFVMSPSKTLPQADSGAYLGLFGAGNNGNFSNHVFAVEFDTAYIPGMFNETNDNHVGIDINSIISNISTPAGYYSNDSKKVDLELEMGKPIQVWIEYSGDMMVVNVTIAPLSVPKPSRPLISYTVNLSPIFKEHMYVGFSGATGQIVSSHYILGWSFQTNGMAAPLDISQLSIPQPPSASSSSNSSSMALAIKIGAITSIATLIAVGTGISIFFYLQQRAKLAETLEDWELDHPHRFRYKDLYKATKGFKETELLGRGGFGHVFKGVIKHAGEEVAVKKISHNTRQGIREFIAEIASLGRMRHRHLVELKGWCKRNEDLLLVYEFMPKGSLDMLLFDGENSTILSWQQRFKILKGVAAGILYLHQEWEQVVVHRDIKASNVLLDATMDAKISDFGLARLYEHGNNLHTTHVVGTLGYMAPELSRTGRSTTSSDVFAFGALLLEVACGRRPIKFEAPPNELSLVDWVRECQEKGELLQVADSRLQKCYNKEEMELVLKLGLVCCQSVPEVRPSMKQVIQYLNGDEHLADDAGLIFSEGESLDLASVRISYASSYAMASTSSLTGGR